The following proteins come from a genomic window of Brachionichthys hirsutus isolate HB-005 chromosome 20, CSIRO-AGI_Bhir_v1, whole genome shotgun sequence:
- the tshr gene encoding thyrotropin receptor, with protein sequence MQVITCALFTLVTLPISAASEADSCPAVCECSEWRTRTISCFDIDILPEFPTGTETLWLFETRLSSVGADAFSSMVNISKIYISVDVTLQRLERHSFHSLREITHIEIRNAKRLTYIDPEAFKNLPGLKYLGIFNTGLTFFPDLSNIHSNDMYFILEIVDHPFITEIPANAFRGITNNMLTVMLYGNGFREIQHHAFNGTKLDQVDLHRNNYLTEMDDLAFAGTISGPMLLDVSMTGITSLPSAGMESLRELKARETWALKKLPPIKTFKHLTIANLTYPSHCCGFKNLKKKRGFLENIICNLTAFYDQHHKRSVGPLRMPSLEGDNVLEAVPDLEPNEGDHRESRQDWRRGDFHGSLHYHAYFGGQPDEDLGFGETLKNPQEDTSQDFDSRYDYVVCEEGEEVACSPVPDEFNPCEDIMGFGFLRVSVWFVSLLAVVGNAVVLLVLLTSHYKLSVSRFLMCHLAFADLCMGIYLLLIASVDLHTRAEYFNHAIDWQTGPGCGLAGFFTVFASELSVYTLTVITLERWYAITFAMRLDRKLHLHHAAAVMLGGWIFCPLLGLLPLVGVSSYQKVSICLPMDTQSTAAQAYILSVLVLNILAFLVICACYFKIYCAVHNPHYRSGSKDTNIAKRMAVLIFTDFLCMAPISFYAVSAALNRPLITVSNSKILLVLFYPLNSCANPFLYAIFTKAFRGDVFILLSKVGLCQKRAQQFRGQTISLKGSSGTSQARRDKDKVGKGQKEAPMQLKKCSGHTYNQHTSPEENRSLNT encoded by the exons ATGCAGGTGATAACGTGCGCGCTGTTTACGCTCGTCACCCTCCCTATCAGCGCCGCGTCGGAGGCTGACTCCTGCCCCGCTGTCTGCGAGTGCAGCGAGTGGAGGACTCGCACCATCTCCTGCTTTGACATTGATATTCTCCCCGAGTTTCCAACGGGCACGGAGACACT ATGGCTGTTCGAGACCCGGCTGTCGTCCGTGGGAGCAGATGCCTTTTCCAGCATGGTTAACATCTCAAAGAT ATATATATCAGTGGACGTTACGCTGCAGAGGCTGGAGAGACACTCGTTCCACAGCCTCAGGGAAATCACCCACAT AGAGATACGTAATGCAAAACGTCTGACCTACATCGACCCCGAAGCCTTCAAAAATCTTCCAGGCCTCAAATACCT GGGAATTTTCAACACCGGCCTCACTTTCTTTCCTGACTTGAGCAACATCCATTCTAATGACATGTATTTCATCCT GGAAATTGTTGATCATCCCTTCATCACTGAAATCCCAGCCAATGCATTCCGTGGAATTACCAACAACATGCTGACAGT GATGCTGTATGGAAATGGCTTCAGAGAAATCCAACATCATGCCTTCAATGGGACCAAGTTAGATCAAGT TGATCTTCATAGGAATAATTACCTTACCGAGATGGACGATCTGGCTTTTGCTGGCACCATCAGCGGTCCAATGCTTCT AGACGTGTCCATGACAGGGATCACATCCCTCCCGTCCGCCGGCATGGAATCTCTCCGGGAGCTGAAGGCGCGCGAGACGTGGGCCCTGAAGAAACTGCCCCCCATTAAAACCTTCAAGCACCTCACCATCGCCAACCTCACCTACCCCAGCCACTGCTGCGGCTTCAAGAACCTCAAAAAGAAACGGGG CTTTTTGGAGAACATCATCTGTAACCTCACTGCTTTCTACGACCAGCATCACAAGCGGTCTGTTGGGCCTCTGCGCATGCCTTCCCTCGAAGGGGACAACGTGCTGGAAGCAGTTCCGGACCTGGAACCAAACGAAGGAGATCACAGAGAGTCCCGGCAAGACTGGAGGAGAGGCGACTTCCACGGCAGCCTCCACTACCACGCCTACTTCGGTGGCCAGCCGGATGAGGACTTGGGCTTCGGAGAGACCCTCAAGAACCCCCAGGAGGACACAAGCCAGGACTTTGACAGCCGTTACGATTACGTGGTGTGCGAGGAAGGCGAGGAGGTGGCTTGTTCGCCAGTCCCCGATGAGTTCAACCCTTGCGAGGACATAATGGGCTTTGGCTTCCTGCGAGTGTCTGTGTGGTTTGTGAGTCTGCTGGCTGTTGTGGGAAATGCGGTGGTGCTCCTGGTGCTGCTCACCAGCCACTACAAGCTCTCCGTGTCCCGCTTCCTCATGTGTCACCTGGCCTTTGCAGATCTGTGCATGGGGATCTACCTGCTGCTCATCGCTTCTGTGGACCTCCACACACGAGCGGAATATTTCAACCACGCCATAGACTGGCAGACGGGCCCTGGCTGTGGACTTGCGGGGTTTTTCACCGTTTTCGCCAGCGAGCTGTCGGTGTACACGCTGACGGTCATCACCCTGGAAAGGTGGTATGCCATCACCTTTGCTATGCGGCTGGATCGTAAGCTGCATCTGCATCACGCGGCAGCCGTGATGCTGGGCGGCTGGATCTTCTGCCCCCTTTTGGGTCTGCTTCCGCTGGTTGGGGTAAGCAGTTACCAGAAGGTGAGCATCTGTCTCCCAATGGACACCCAGTCCACAGCAGCTCAGGCCTACATATTGTCAGTCCTGGTCCTCAACATCCTGGCCTTTCTTGTCATCTGCGCTTGCTACTTCAAGATCTACTGTGCAGTGCACAACCCTCACTACCGCTCTGGATCCAAGGACACCAACATCGCCAAGCGCATGGCTGTCCTCATCTTCACTGACTTCTTGTGCATGGCGCCCATCTCCTTCTACGCCGTGTCTGCTGCGCTGAACCGGCCACTCATCACAGTCTCCAATTCCAAGATTTTGTTGGTGCTTTTCTACCCGCTCAATTCCTGTGCCAACCCATTCCTTTACGCCATCTTCACCAAAGCCTTCAGGGGGGACGTGTTCATTCTCCTTAGCAAGGTGGGCCTCTGTCAGAAACGAGCCCAACAATTCAGAGGCCAGACCATCTCATTGAAGGGCAGCAGTGGGACGTCTCAGGCTCGTAGAGACAAGGACAAGGTGGGGAAAGGTCAAAAAGAGGCCCCCATGCAACTGAAGAAATGTTCAGGACACACCTACAACCAGCACACGAGTCCCGAAGAGAACCGGAGCCTCAACACATGA
- the gtf2a1 gene encoding transcription initiation factor IIA subunit 1: protein MASSANSNPVPKLYKSVIEDVISEVRELFLDEGVDEQVLLELKTLWENKLLQSKAVEGLHGEEQAALQAAQQQQQHQQHQHQHQVQHVQQITQSAQGQQVILPPQQQQAPQQQVIVQDSKILQHMSATGMSAAATAATLALPTGVTPYQQLITGQGQILQVVRAPNGAQYILQQPQQQILLQQQMQPGGVQAPVIQQVLTPLQGGLPQQTGVIIQPQQIVLAPGNKVQANAQVMQAAAMVQQPVQTGTAQVQQVQQVQQVQQVQGAVAPQAAPQQQPPMMLQVDGAGDTSSEDDEDEEEEYDEDEEEEKDKDKDGEDGQVEEEPLNSGDDVSDGEDKELFDTDNVVVCQYDKIHRSKNKWKFHLKDGIMNLNGKDYVFSKAIGDAEW, encoded by the exons ATGGCGAGCTCGGCTAACTCGAACCCAGTG CCTAAACTTTACAAGTCTGTGATCGAGGACGTCATCAGCGAGGTGCGGGAGCTATTCCTGGACGAGGGGGTTGATGAGCAAGTCCTCCTGGAGCTGAAAACG CTATGGGAAAACAAACTGCTGCAGTCGAAGGCAGTGGAGGGCTTACACGGCGAGGAGCAGGCCGCCCTGCAGgccgcccagcagcagcagcagcatcagcagcatcagcaccagcatCAGGTCCAACACGTCCAGCAGATCACCCAGTCGGCGCAAGGCCAGCAAGTCATcctgcccccccagcagcagcaag CTCCCCAGCAGCAAGTCATTGTTCAGGATTCCAAGATTCTGCAGCACATGAGTGCAACGGGGATG AGTGCAGCAGCCACCGCGGCAACCCTCGCTTTGCCCACGGGGGTCACCCCGTACCAGCAGCTCATCACCGGCCAAG GTCAGATCCTCCAGGTGGTGCGTGCGCCCAACGGCGCTCAGTACATCCTCCAGCAGCCCCAGCAGCagatcctcctgcagcagcagatgcagcccGGCGGCGTGCAGGCGCCGGTCATTCAGCAG GTCCTGACTCCTCTGCAGGGAGGCCTGCCCCAGCAGACGGGAGTCATCATCCAGCCGCAGCAGATCGTCTTGGCTCCAGGAAACAAAGTCCAAGCCAATGCGCAG GTGATGCAGGCAGCAGCCATGGTGCAGCAGCCCGTACAGACGGGCACGgctcaggtgcagcaggtgcagcaggtgcagcaggtccagcaggtccaggGCGCGGTCGCACCTCAGGCTGCaccgcagcagcagcctccCATGATGCTGCAGGTGGACGGCGCCGGAGACACCTCGTCAGAGGAcgacgaggatgaggaggaggagtatgacgaggatgaagaggaggaaaaggacaaggacaaggacggcgaggacgggcaggtggaggag GAGCCGCTGAACAGTGGAGACGACGTCAGTGACGGGGAGGACAAGGAGCTGTTTGACACGGACAACGTCGTGGTGTGCCAGTATGACAAG ATCCACAGAAGTAAGAACAAATGGAAATTCCACCTGAAGGACGGGATCATGAATCTGAACGGGAAAGACTACGTCTTCTCCAAAGCCATCGGGGATGCCGAATGGTGA